The sequence TTCTTTTGGCAATTCATTAAGGAGTTGAATTGATTTATATAACTGTTCTATCGTTCCTTCAAAAATACGACCGCACCCTGCACTAAAAAGTGTATCTCCACAAAAAAGCAAAGGGTTTGAGGAAACATCTTTTTGCGATTGTATGAAGTAAGCCAAATGAGTGCTGGTATGTCCAGCAACTTCTAAAACCTTTACATGACATCCCATGATAAGTAACTCATCCATATCAACAACTGACTTGGTTTGGAACGGTATTCGTTTTAGATCTGTCTTGGATGCAACAATTTCTGCGTTAGGCCAAGAATTAAGAAGTCCTTCTGTTCCTCCAATATGATCTTCGTGATGATGGGTTTGAAGAATTCCTATTAGGTTTAAGTTTTTCCTATGAAGCCATTCTTCAACTGGCTTTGCCACTGATGGATCGACTACTAAAGCTTCATTCGCTCTAACCAATATCCAAACAATATTGTCTTGCAAAACAGGAAGTCCATGTATT comes from Prochlorococcus sp. MIT 1307 and encodes:
- the gloB gene encoding hydroxyacylglutathione hydrolase, with product MYNEKNCYSIHGLPVLQDNIVWILVRANEALVVDPSVAKPVEEWLHRKNLNLIGILQTHHHEDHIGGTEGLLNSWPNAEIVASKTDLKRIPFQTKSVVDMDELLIMGCHVKVLEVAGHTSTHLAYFIQSQKDVSSNPLLFCGDTLFSAGCGRIFEGTIEQLYKSIQLLNELPKETKVYCAHEYTESNLRWALTIKPNDKSINSRLIEVEKRRSKGLLSLPSSLEEERKINLFIRAKNIEEFANLRLKKDSWRG